The following are from one region of the Nymphaea colorata isolate Beijing-Zhang1983 chromosome 7, ASM883128v2, whole genome shotgun sequence genome:
- the LOC116257749 gene encoding membrane protein PM19L-like yields MAGEETKGVASILMFLNLCMYAIVCAIGGWAVNDAIERGFVIGPGLVLPANFSPVFFPMGNAATGFFVIFSLIAGVVGAASILAGINHLRSWNAETLPSAASPALVAWTLTLLAMGFACKEIEQHGRNACLRTMEAFTIILSVTQLLYIAAIHGAAGVAPPRR; encoded by the exons atggcagGGGAAGAAACAAAGGGAGTTGCTTCCATACTTATGTTCCTTAACTTGTGCATGTATGCAATTGTATGTGCAATTGGGGGATGGGCTGTTAATGATGCCATCGAGCGTGGATTCGTTATTG GTCCCGGCTTGGTCCTTCCGGCGAACTTCTCGCCGGTGTTTTTCCCGATGGGAAACGCGGCGACGGGGTTCTTCGTCATATTCTCGTTGATTGCCGGAGTCGTGGGAGCGGCGTCTATCCTTGCAGGAATCAATCATCTCCGGTCATGGAACGCAGAGACTTTGCCTTCTGCTGCATCGCCTGCTCTTGTTGCATGGACCTTGACGCTTCTCGCAATGGG GTTCGCATGCAAGGAGATCGAGCAGCATGGAAGGAACGCATGtctg AGGACAATGGAGGCATTCACCATCATTCTATCAGTAACCCAGCTGCTTTATATTGCTGCTATCCATGGAGCCGCAGGTGTCGCTCCTCCTCGGCGATAA